One genomic segment of Clostridium saccharoperbutylacetonicum N1-4(HMT) includes these proteins:
- a CDS encoding rhodanese-like domain-containing protein has protein sequence MQTKKIEFLETFLSLYINHFIVLENIGKEDSPYVILDVRNAPAHVKQDQIKGAIAMPAKELGNHLDELDKSKTYVVYDWTAGTTLGKTALLILLSEGFEAYELAGALEGWKGMNLPIETIK, from the coding sequence ATGCAAACAAAAAAAATCGAATTTTTAGAAACATTCCTTAGCTTATATATAAATCATTTTATTGTGTTAGAAAACATTGGAAAAGAAGATTCGCCATATGTCATATTAGACGTTCGTAACGCTCCGGCACATGTAAAACAAGACCAAATAAAAGGTGCTATTGCAATGCCTGCAAAAGAATTAGGAAACCATTTAGATGAATTAGATAAAAGCAAAACGTATGTTGTATATGACTGGACTGCTGGTACCACGCTTGGGAAAACAGCATTACTTATTTTATTATCAGAAGGTTTTGAAGCTTATGAGCTTGCAGGAGCACTTGAGGGTTGGAAAGGAATGAACCTTCCTATTGAAACAATAAAATAA